One Kitasatospora sp. MAP12-44 DNA segment encodes these proteins:
- the rfbB gene encoding dTDP-glucose 4,6-dehydratase yields the protein MDKILVTGGAGFIGSHFVNRLLSRDDIEQITVLDALTYAGNVDNLAGATRSPRLTFVRGDVLDSRLVTDLAARHAAIVHFAAESHVDRSLLDAGRFLATNVLGTQTLLEAATRTGITKFVHVSTDEVYGPLPTGCATEAWPLAPTVPYAASKAASDLVALSYFETYQVPVCVTRSSNNYGPHQYPEKVIPRFVTALLQGRPVTIHGTGEHVRNWLHVEDNCAGIELVLRGGAPGEVYNIGGGTDLTTNQLTALILDIMGEGREQVQYIPDRRSNDCRYSVDWSKIANTLGYQPLQDLADGLTETIAWYRANPSFWAPTAPAVQAPAAATVVPSVELAS from the coding sequence ATGGACAAGATCCTCGTCACGGGTGGCGCCGGATTCATCGGCTCTCACTTCGTCAACCGCCTCCTCAGCCGCGACGACATCGAGCAGATCACCGTCCTGGACGCCCTGACCTACGCCGGGAACGTCGACAACCTGGCCGGCGCGACGCGCTCGCCGCGGCTGACCTTCGTCAGGGGCGACGTCCTCGACAGCCGCCTCGTCACCGACCTGGCCGCTCGGCACGCCGCCATCGTCCACTTCGCTGCGGAGTCCCACGTGGACCGCTCGTTGCTGGACGCCGGCCGCTTCCTGGCGACGAACGTGCTCGGCACCCAGACCCTGCTGGAGGCTGCCACGCGCACCGGCATCACCAAGTTCGTCCACGTCTCCACCGACGAGGTGTACGGGCCGCTGCCCACCGGATGCGCCACCGAGGCCTGGCCGCTGGCCCCGACCGTCCCCTACGCCGCGTCGAAGGCGGCCAGCGACCTCGTGGCCCTGTCCTACTTCGAGACCTACCAGGTGCCGGTCTGCGTCACCCGCTCCTCGAACAACTACGGTCCCCACCAGTACCCGGAGAAGGTCATCCCGCGGTTCGTCACCGCGCTTCTCCAGGGTCGGCCGGTCACCATCCACGGCACCGGCGAGCACGTGCGCAACTGGCTGCACGTCGAGGACAACTGCGCCGGGATCGAGCTGGTGTTGCGCGGCGGTGCGCCCGGTGAGGTCTACAACATCGGCGGCGGCACTGACCTGACCACCAACCAACTCACCGCGTTGATCCTCGACATCATGGGCGAGGGCCGGGAGCAGGTTCAGTACATCCCCGACCGGCGCTCCAACGACTGTCGCTACTCCGTGGACTGGTCGAAGATCGCGAACACCCTCGGCTACCAGCCCCTGCAGGACCTCGCTGACGGCCTGACCGAGACCATCGCCTGGTACCGCGCCAACCCGTCCTTCTGGGCGCCTACCGCGCCGGCCGTCCAGGCCCCCGCGGCCGCCACCGTGGTGCCCTCCGTGGAGCTGGCCTCGTGA